Proteins encoded within one genomic window of Gammaproteobacteria bacterium:
- a CDS encoding porin produces MRKRVQGLNRLLLGVAVTLLACGSAQAEPYLAAKTGLKCGTCHVNATGGGMRTPFGNSWAQTSLPVEPHAPDKAAWTGQLGEYFAAGGNLRASAVQQDVPNADTSNAFELEEARVYLGFSPVPGRVDVYIDQYLGPGGSLNREAYARLRTADQAWYLKAGQFYLPFGWRLEDDSAFVRTASGINMTTPDRGVELGWETAAWSTQLAVSNGTAGGAEVDTGKQFSARTERLFGSWRLGASLNLNDTELGDRQMSALHAAVRTGSVTWLAEVDFIDDETVAGEPAQQAWLLEANWEARRGHNLKLTAEQFEPDDGVSGDEQERISLVWEYSPLAFTQLRLGLRDYSGPAANDLANRSELFVQLHGFY; encoded by the coding sequence ATGCGCAAGCGTGTTCAAGGATTGAACCGGCTGCTGCTGGGCGTCGCTGTCACGCTGCTGGCTTGCGGATCGGCACAGGCCGAACCGTACCTTGCGGCAAAGACCGGCTTGAAGTGCGGGACCTGTCATGTCAACGCGACGGGTGGCGGCATGCGTACGCCGTTTGGCAACAGCTGGGCGCAGACCAGCTTGCCGGTCGAGCCCCATGCGCCGGACAAGGCTGCCTGGACTGGCCAGCTGGGCGAGTACTTTGCAGCCGGGGGCAATCTGCGAGCATCGGCGGTGCAGCAGGACGTGCCGAATGCCGACACCAGCAATGCCTTCGAGCTCGAGGAGGCGAGGGTCTACCTCGGCTTCTCGCCGGTCCCGGGACGCGTCGATGTCTACATTGACCAGTACCTCGGTCCCGGTGGCAGCCTGAATCGCGAGGCCTATGCGCGGCTGCGCACTGCCGACCAGGCCTGGTACCTGAAGGCGGGCCAGTTCTACCTGCCGTTTGGTTGGCGGCTCGAAGACGATTCGGCCTTTGTGCGAACTGCCAGCGGTATCAACATGACCACGCCTGACCGCGGCGTGGAGCTGGGTTGGGAAACCGCTGCCTGGTCGACCCAGCTCGCCGTGAGCAATGGCACGGCAGGTGGTGCCGAGGTCGATACCGGCAAGCAGTTCAGTGCGCGTACCGAGCGCTTGTTCGGCAGCTGGCGGCTGGGCGCCTCCCTCAATCTGAACGACACCGAGCTGGGTGATCGCCAGATGTCAGCGTTGCATGCAGCGGTGCGCACGGGCAGCGTGACCTGGCTGGCTGAAGTCGACTTCATCGATGACGAAACGGTCGCCGGCGAGCCGGCACAGCAGGCGTGGTTGCTGGAAGCCAACTGGGAGGCACGCCGCGGCCACAACCTGAAGCTGACCGCCGAGCAGTTCGAACCGGATGACGGTGTCTCCGGTGACGAGCAGGAGCGCATCAGCCTGGTGTGGGAGTACTCGCCGCTGGCTTTCACGCAGCTACGGCTCGGGCTGCGGGACTACTCCGGACCTGCTGCCAACGACCTGGCCAACCGGAGCGAGCTGTTCGTGCAGCTGCATGGTTTCTACTGA
- a CDS encoding GNAT family protein yields the protein MQAFSEITLTGEAVRLEPLRPEHADALVAAGRDGELFRSTVTLIPTRESIDAYIDVALGMAADGSGSPFVIVDPRSSKIIGSTRYCRADRANRQLEIGYTFIAGSYQRTRVNTEMKYLMLQHAFESLGANRIELRTHVRNQQSRQAILRLGASEEGVLRQHVLMPDGHWRDTVVFSILAGEWPLVKAGLRRKLDGVER from the coding sequence GTGCAGGCATTTTCCGAGATCACGTTGACGGGCGAGGCTGTCCGGCTGGAGCCATTGCGTCCGGAACATGCGGATGCACTGGTGGCTGCTGGCCGCGATGGCGAGCTGTTCCGATCGACAGTGACGCTGATACCCACCCGCGAGAGCATCGACGCCTATATCGATGTTGCGCTTGGCATGGCTGCGGACGGCAGCGGCTCGCCGTTCGTGATCGTCGATCCGCGCAGCAGCAAGATCATCGGCTCGACACGCTATTGTCGCGCCGACAGGGCCAACCGGCAGCTGGAAATCGGCTACACCTTCATTGCCGGCAGTTACCAGCGCACGCGCGTCAATACGGAAATGAAGTACCTGATGCTCCAGCATGCCTTCGAATCGCTCGGCGCAAACCGCATCGAGCTGCGTACCCATGTCCGCAACCAGCAGTCGCGCCAGGCCATACTCCGCCTCGGTGCCAGCGAAGAGGGGGTACTGCGACAGCATGTCCTGATGCCCGATGGCCATTGGCGGGATACCGTGGTCTTCAGCATCCTGGCCGGTGAGTGGCCGCTGGTGAAAGCGGGTCTCAGGCGCAAGCTCGACGGTGTCGAGCGATGA
- a CDS encoding YaiI/YqxD family protein, with translation MSAAIWVDADACPGVIKDILFRAAERTGIAVTLVANHAMRVPPLKQVRLLQVPAGFDVADNEIVQRVASGDLVITADIPLAAELIEKGCAVVTPRGERYTEDTIRARLAMRDFMETLRASGEQTGGPPALDQRDRKAFADQLDRWLASR, from the coding sequence ATGAGTGCGGCGATCTGGGTCGACGCCGATGCCTGCCCCGGTGTCATCAAGGACATCCTGTTTCGTGCCGCCGAGCGCACCGGCATAGCCGTGACGCTGGTGGCCAACCATGCCATGCGGGTTCCGCCCCTCAAGCAGGTGCGCTTGCTGCAGGTTCCCGCGGGATTCGACGTGGCCGACAATGAAATCGTGCAGCGGGTCGCAAGCGGCGACCTGGTCATCACCGCCGACATTCCGCTGGCGGCGGAACTGATCGAGAAAGGCTGTGCCGTCGTCACGCCGCGTGGCGAGCGCTACACCGAGGACACTATCCGGGCCCGCCTGGCCATGCGGGACTTCATGGAGACCCTGCGCGCCAGTGGTGAGCAGACCGGTGGGCCGCCTGCCCTGGACCAGAGAGACCGCAAGGCCTTTGCTGATCAACTCGATCGCTGGTTGGCCTCAAGGTAG
- a CDS encoding alpha/beta hydrolase, protein MFLHSIWFRFLARALPVYASHVLARRFVTPPASRPALSSEAKELLEQAECGAVDGVDGKVRYYRWRQGGPRLMLVHGWGKKALDMAPLLTGLLARGYDVTVADMPAHGSSEGRTASFREWIIALRLISRSAGRWNCVIGHGYGAFAAAMAIREDLPQYGAALNTHRLVLLACPDRASDMLGELASSLHAPAETVVRAEALLGQRLRMAIGHFSASRAVRHFKGQLMGVHDAEDTRVPLADFAAIQAGQPLAERLLTTGLGHHGLVSDPQVIESIIDFMEVGQRILVASPYR, encoded by the coding sequence ATGTTCCTGCATTCAATCTGGTTTCGTTTTCTCGCCCGCGCGCTGCCCGTGTATGCCAGTCATGTACTGGCTCGCCGCTTTGTCACGCCACCGGCCAGTCGACCGGCCCTGTCCAGCGAGGCAAAGGAACTGCTGGAGCAGGCCGAATGCGGAGCGGTCGACGGCGTCGATGGCAAGGTTCGCTACTATCGCTGGCGCCAGGGCGGGCCGCGACTGATGCTGGTACATGGCTGGGGCAAGAAGGCCCTGGACATGGCGCCGCTGCTGACGGGCTTGCTGGCGCGGGGTTACGATGTGACCGTTGCCGACATGCCAGCACATGGAAGCTCCGAGGGTCGTACCGCATCATTTCGCGAGTGGATCATTGCCTTGCGCTTGATCAGCCGATCGGCCGGACGGTGGAATTGCGTCATCGGCCACGGTTACGGTGCCTTTGCAGCCGCCATGGCGATTCGCGAGGACCTGCCGCAATACGGCGCCGCGCTCAACACGCATCGCCTGGTGCTGCTGGCCTGCCCGGACAGGGCCAGTGACATGCTCGGCGAGCTGGCGAGCAGTCTGCATGCGCCGGCCGAGACCGTGGTTCGCGCCGAGGCCTTGCTGGGGCAGCGGTTGCGCATGGCCATTGGTCATTTCTCGGCCTCACGGGCCGTCAGGCATTTCAAGGGCCAGTTGATGGGCGTCCATGACGCCGAGGACACGCGGGTGCCACTGGCGGATTTCGCCGCGATCCAGGCTGGCCAACCCCTGGCCGAGCGCTTGCTGACCACGGGCCTGGGTCACCATGGCCTGGTGAGCGATCCGCAAGTTATTGAAAGTATTATTGATTTTATGGAGGTTGGGCAGCGCATCCTGGTTGCGTCGCCCTACCGATAA
- a CDS encoding TetR/AcrR family transcriptional regulator: MSPQAAQRRNPDETRLVLLTAAFEEIHAQGFRKASLDNILKRTGVTKGALYHHFPNKAALGYAVLDEVIMPEYVKIWSPVLDEKLNPVDALVAILERHCSPDFEEQVNLGCPVNNLVQEMSGVDEGFRERLKMMLDEWIRGVRSALERGQANGQVRDDIDADDTARIIVATFEGCTGFAKCSQDPTVFQDSIKALVRFCNGLRQ; the protein is encoded by the coding sequence ATGTCCCCACAAGCTGCACAGCGACGCAATCCGGATGAAACGCGCCTGGTCCTGCTGACCGCGGCGTTCGAGGAGATCCATGCCCAGGGCTTCCGCAAGGCCAGCCTGGACAACATCCTCAAGCGGACCGGTGTCACCAAGGGCGCGCTCTACCATCACTTCCCGAACAAGGCCGCGCTCGGCTATGCGGTGCTGGATGAAGTGATCATGCCGGAATACGTCAAGATCTGGTCGCCGGTACTGGACGAGAAGCTGAATCCGGTGGATGCGCTGGTTGCCATCCTCGAACGGCACTGCTCCCCTGATTTCGAAGAGCAGGTGAACCTGGGCTGCCCGGTGAACAACCTGGTCCAGGAAATGTCCGGCGTCGATGAAGGCTTCCGCGAACGCCTGAAGATGATGCTGGACGAGTGGATTCGCGGTGTGCGCTCCGCGCTGGAGCGCGGCCAGGCCAATGGCCAGGTCCGCGACGACATCGATGCCGACGACACCGCACGCATCATTGTCGCCACCTTTGAAGGGTGCACGGGTTTTGCGAAGTGCTCGCAGGATCCCACGGTTTTCCAGGACTCGATCAAGGCATTGGTCCGGTTCTGCAACGGATTGCGCCAGTAG